A single Lactuca sativa cultivar Salinas chromosome 8, Lsat_Salinas_v11, whole genome shotgun sequence DNA region contains:
- the LOC111888975 gene encoding glutathione S-transferase DHAR2, which yields MAIEICCKAATGAPDVLGDCPFCQRVLLTLEEKKLTYTTHLINLESKPEWFLEVNPDGKVPLIKFDDKWISDSDVIVGLIEEKFPEPSLSPPPELASVGSKIFPKFVTFLKSKDANDGTEQALLDELKSLEEHLKNNGPYVNGEKITAVDLSLAPKLYHLEVTLAHFKKWTVPESLTHVHNYTKSLFARESFEKTKAAKEYMIAGWAPKVNP from the exons ATGGCGATTGAGATCTGTTGCAAAGCTGCTACCGGTGCCCCTGATGTTCTTGGAGACT GTCCATTTTGCCAAAGGGTTCTCTTGACTCTGGAAGAGAAGAAACTCACCTACACAACTCATCTTATTAATCTGGAGAGCAAACCCGAATG GTTTCTTGAAGTGAACCCAGATGGGAAAGTTCCGTTGATAAAGTTCGATGACAAATGGATTTCTGATTCTGATGTTATTGTGGGTCTGATTGAAGAGAAGTTCCCTGAACCTTCACTTTCTCCTCCACCTGAACTCGCCTCTGT GGGATCGAAGATATTCCCAAAGTTTGTGACATTCTTAAAGAGCAAGGATGCCAATGATGGAACAGAGCAAGCTTTGCTTGATGAATTGAAGTCATTGGAAGAACACCTCAAGAATAAT GGACCTTATGTGAATGGAGAAAAGATCACAGCCGTTGATTTGAGTTTGGCACCAAAGCTTTACCACCTTGAGGTGACTCTTGCTCATTTCAAGAAGTGGACTGTTCCTGAAAGTTTGACTCATGTGCATAACTACACAAAG TCTTTGTTTGCTCGGGAGTCGTTTGAGAAAACCAAAGCTGCTAAAGAATATATGATTGCTGGATGGGCACCAAAGGTTAATCCATGA
- the LOC111888985 gene encoding glutathione S-transferase DHAR2, with translation MAIEVCCKAAVGAPDILGDCPFCQKVLLTLEEKKVTYTILLINLDSKPEWFLEVNPNGKVPLIKFDDKWISDSDVIVGLIEEKFPEPSLSSPPELASVGSEIFSNFVTFLKSEDSNDGTEQALLDELEALEEHLKNHGPYVNGEKITAVDLSLAPILYQLVVALPHFKNWTIPESLIHVHNYTKSLFALESFEKTKAAKEYVIAGWVPKLNA, from the exons ATGGCGATTGAGGTCTGTTGCAAAGCTGCTGTCGGTGCTCCTGATATTCTTGGAGACT GTCCATTTTGTCAAAAGGTTCTTTTGACACTGGAAGAGAAGAAGGTCACCTACACAATCCTTCTTATTAATCTGGACAGCAAACCCGAATG GTTTcttgaagtgaatccaaatgggAAAGTTCCGTTGATAAAATTCGATGACAAATGGATTTCTGATTCTGATGTTATTGTGGGTCTGATTGAAGAGAAGTTCCCTGAACCTTCACTTTCTTCTCCACCTGAACTCGCCTCTgt GGGATCAGAGAttttctcaaattttgtgacATTTTTAAAGAGCGAGGATAGTAATGATGGAACAGAGCAAGCTTTGCTTGATGAATTGGAGGCATTGGAAGAACACCTCAAGAATCAT GGACCTTATGTGAATGGAGAAAAGATCACAGCCGTTGATTTGAGTTTGGCACCAATTCTTTACCAACTTGTGGTGGCTCTTCCTCATTTCAAGAACTGGACTATCCCTGAAAGTTTGATTCATGTGCATAACTACACAAAG TCTTTGTTTGCTTTGGAGTCGTTTGAGAAAACCAAAGCTGCTAAAGAATATGTGATTGCTGGATGGGTACCGAAGCTTAATGCATGA